A genomic segment from Gracilinanus agilis isolate LMUSP501 chromosome 1, AgileGrace, whole genome shotgun sequence encodes:
- the LOC123231640 gene encoding carbonic anhydrase 2-like: MSHSWGYETGVNGPETWHKNFPIALGSRQSPVEIQSKETEYDSSLKPLEFHYDPSSAKRIINNGHSFNVEFDDSSDKSVLCGGPLADKYRLAQFHFHWGSKNQPNGSEHTMNGKQFAAELHLVHWNTKYESIKIALTKGDGLAVVGVFLEVGSNPLPGLEKIIDVLGKIQTKGKETTFNDFNPRDLLPNSLEFYTYPGSLTTPPLSECVTWIVLNMPITVSHEQMSKFYSLYFTPEGETSAKHMVNNWRPVQNLSGRKIRRSFR, translated from the exons ATGTCTCATAGCTGGGGATACGAGACTGGCGTGAACG GACCAGAGACATGGCATAAGAACTTTCCTATTGCTCTTGGAAGTAGACAGTCCCCTGTCGAAATTCAGAGCAAGGAAACGGAGTATGACAGCTCTCTGAAACCCCTGGAGTTCCACTATGATCCCTCTTCTGCTAAAAGGATTATCAACAATGGACATTCTTTCAACGTTGAGTTTGATGATTCCTCTGATAAATCAG TGTTGTGCGGAGGACCCCTGGCTGACAAGTACAGGTTGGCCCAGTTTCATTTTCACTGGGGCTCCAAAAATCAACCAAACGGCTCTGAGCATACTATGAATGGAAAACAATTTGCAGCTGAG CTTCACTTGGTTCACTGGAATACAAAATATGAGAGTATCAAGATCGCTTTGACTAAAGGTGATGGATTGGCTGTTGTTGGAGTTTTTTTAGAG GTGGGAAGTAATCCTCTGCCAGGACTTGAGAAAATCATAGACGTTCTGGGTAAAATTCAAACGAAG gggaaagaaacaacattCAATGACTTTAATCCTCGGGATCTCCTTCCTAATTCCTTGGAATTTTATACTTATCCTGGTTCACTGACCACTCCTCCTCTCTCAGAATGTGTGACCTGGATCGTCTTAAACATGCCCATCACTGTGAGCCATGAACAG atgtCAAAGTTCTATAGCCTTTACTTCACTCCTGAAGGAGAAACATCTGCAAAACACATGGTGAACAACTGGCGCCCAGTTCAAAACCTGAGTGGCAGGAAAATTAGAAGATCTTTCAGATAA